A genomic region of Deinococcus aerolatus contains the following coding sequences:
- the xylB gene encoding xylulokinase, whose amino-acid sequence MNKPVTLGLDLGTSGVKVVALDAGGQVVASAARTYPLLTPQPGWTEQRPQDWAAASLDALASVADTLRAGGWTPLALGLSGQMHGAVFLDASGDVIRPAPLWNDQRTGAAVDEIEGSIPRGELIARTGNRAVTGFQLPKLLWLRAAEPQNFARLHKVLLPKDYLGHVLTGQFFTEPSDASGTGALNLAARTWDMDVLGALSLNVNLFPEVVESWAVVGRLLPEVAAQTGLPADLKVVAGGGDNAAAGIGLGLGAHRPGVGSVSLGTSGVLFAPLDTPTPDPLGRVHLFAHADGGYHLLGVTLACAGALQWFRDTLAPDADFAALLAEAGTVPDGAEGVTFLPYLAGERSPLMNPDLRGSWAGLSLAHRRPHLIRALLEGTVCALADTYRVMRPISSLETLLATGGGARSGLWLGMVSGALDLPVQHIGHAPGAAEGAALLAMPAAGLFPDLQAVMDTLRPQGKAVPPQPVEQALKQHAQALRGLPGTP is encoded by the coding sequence ATGAACAAGCCAGTTACCCTGGGCCTGGACCTCGGCACCAGCGGCGTCAAGGTGGTGGCGCTGGACGCGGGCGGGCAGGTGGTCGCCAGCGCCGCGCGCACCTACCCGCTGCTGACCCCACAGCCCGGCTGGACCGAGCAGCGCCCGCAGGACTGGGCGGCCGCCAGTCTGGACGCGCTGGCCAGCGTGGCCGACACCCTCAGGGCAGGCGGCTGGACCCCCCTGGCTCTGGGTCTCAGCGGGCAGATGCACGGCGCAGTGTTTCTGGACGCGTCCGGCGACGTGATCCGCCCCGCCCCCCTGTGGAATGACCAGCGCACCGGAGCGGCGGTGGACGAGATCGAGGGCAGCATTCCCCGTGGGGAACTGATCGCCCGCACCGGCAACCGCGCGGTGACCGGGTTTCAGTTGCCCAAGCTGCTGTGGCTGCGCGCAGCAGAGCCGCAGAACTTCGCCCGCCTTCACAAGGTGCTGCTGCCCAAGGACTACCTGGGCCACGTGCTGACCGGTCAGTTCTTCACCGAACCGTCCGACGCCTCCGGCACCGGGGCCCTGAATCTGGCGGCCAGGACCTGGGATATGGACGTGTTGGGTGCCCTGTCGCTGAACGTCAATCTGTTCCCCGAGGTGGTGGAGTCCTGGGCGGTGGTGGGCCGGCTTCTGCCTGAGGTGGCGGCGCAGACAGGACTCCCGGCTGACCTCAAGGTCGTGGCGGGCGGCGGCGACAACGCAGCTGCGGGCATCGGGCTGGGGCTGGGCGCGCACCGGCCCGGCGTGGGCAGCGTCAGCCTGGGCACCAGCGGCGTGCTGTTCGCCCCGCTGGACACGCCCACCCCCGACCCGCTGGGCCGGGTCCATCTGTTTGCCCACGCCGACGGCGGCTACCACCTGCTGGGCGTCACGCTGGCCTGCGCCGGGGCGCTGCAGTGGTTCCGCGACACCCTGGCCCCGGACGCGGACTTCGCGGCCCTGCTGGCCGAAGCAGGCACGGTGCCGGACGGCGCGGAGGGCGTCACCTTCCTGCCCTACCTGGCCGGAGAGCGCAGCCCCCTGATGAACCCCGATCTGCGCGGTTCGTGGGCCGGCCTGAGCCTGGCGCACCGCCGCCCGCATCTGATCCGCGCGTTGCTGGAAGGCACCGTCTGCGCGCTGGCCGACACCTACCGGGTGATGCGGCCCATCTCCAGCCTGGAGACCCTGCTGGCCACGGGCGGCGGCGCCCGCAGTGGGTTGTGGCTGGGAATGGTCAGCGGCGCGCTGGACCTGCCGGTGCAGCATATCGGTCACGCCCCGGGGGCGGCCGAGGGCGCGGCCCTGCTCGCCATGCCCGCCGCCGGGCTGTTTCCCGACCTGCAGGCGGTTATGGACACGCTCAGGCCCCAGGGGAAGGCCGTCCCGCCGCAGCCGGTGGAACAGGCCCTGAAGCAGCATGCGCAGGCCCTGAGGGGGTTGCCAGGCACGCCGTGA
- the cobT gene encoding nicotinate-nucleotide--dimethylbenzimidazole phosphoribosyltransferase, with amino-acid sequence MHPDLTALIASIQPADSAVIARARERQAQLTKPAGALGDLENMGVRLAGVFASARPHPRGVAVLVAAGDHGVAAGGVSAYPPEVTPAMVMNFLADTPAGPGGAAVNAIARTVGARVYVMDAGVGAALPDHPALIRASVRRGTRDLRREAAMTRSETETLILAGAALVRRAARDGADLIVPGEMGIGNTTPAAALTARLLNVDPAQVTGRGTGVDDAGLARKLCAVREALARTPVTDPLAVLAEFGGFEIAAMLGMMLQAAALRRAVVLDGFVEGSAALVGVALVPALRDFLFPAGECAEIGHAAQLTALNLKPMFRLGLRLGEGTGGVLAAPLLLAAAATLREMRTFGEAGVPGG; translated from the coding sequence ATGCATCCTGACCTGACCGCGCTGATCGCGTCCATCCAGCCCGCTGACTCCGCCGTCATCGCCCGTGCCCGAGAGCGGCAAGCCCAGCTGACCAAGCCCGCCGGGGCGCTGGGCGATCTTGAAAACATGGGCGTGCGGCTCGCGGGCGTCTTTGCCAGCGCGAGGCCCCATCCACGCGGCGTGGCCGTGCTGGTGGCGGCGGGGGACCATGGGGTGGCCGCCGGTGGGGTCAGTGCCTACCCGCCCGAGGTTACGCCCGCGATGGTGATGAACTTCCTGGCCGACACGCCTGCCGGGCCGGGGGGGGCGGCTGTCAACGCCATCGCCCGGACGGTGGGCGCGCGCGTGTACGTGATGGACGCGGGGGTCGGCGCCGCGTTGCCGGACCATCCGGCACTGATCCGCGCGTCCGTGCGGCGCGGCACCCGTGACCTGCGCCGCGAGGCGGCCATGACCCGCAGCGAAACCGAAACGCTGATCCTGGCCGGTGCCGCGCTGGTCCGCCGCGCCGCCAGGGACGGCGCCGACCTGATCGTGCCCGGCGAGATGGGCATCGGCAACACCACCCCCGCAGCCGCCCTGACCGCCCGGCTCCTGAACGTGGACCCGGCCCAGGTAACGGGACGCGGCACCGGCGTGGACGACGCCGGCCTGGCCCGCAAGCTCTGTGCCGTGCGGGAGGCGCTGGCCCGCACTCCTGTCACCGATCCTCTGGCGGTGCTGGCCGAGTTTGGCGGGTTTGAAATTGCCGCCATGCTGGGCATGATGCTCCAGGCCGCCGCCCTGCGCCGGGCGGTGGTGCTGGACGGCTTCGTGGAGGGCAGCGCCGCGCTGGTGGGCGTGGCCCTGGTTCCGGCCCTGCGCGACTTCCTGTTTCCGGCAGGCGAGTGCGCCGAGATCGGCCACGCGGCCCAGCTCACTGCCCTGAACCTGAAGCCCATGTTCCGGCTGGGGCTGCGCCTGGGCGAGGGCACGGGTGGTGTGCTGGCCGCGCCCCTGCTGCTGGCGGCGGCCGCCACCCTGCGCGAAATGCGGACCTTCGGGGAGGCCGGGGTGCCGGGCGGCTGA
- the cobU gene encoding bifunctional adenosylcobinamide kinase/adenosylcobinamide-phosphate guanylyltransferase has protein sequence MIVYVTGGARSGKSTFAERLAAAPGWPVTYLATAQALDDEMQARVARHRSDRPAGWPTVEEPLEAAQALRSASTPTVLLDCLSLWVSNMLLADWSDAAMLAAADALLADAHARPGLTVLVSNEVGLGIVPDNALARRYRDVLGWVNQRGAAASDEAYLLVSGLALKLKPL, from the coding sequence GTGATCGTCTACGTGACGGGCGGCGCGCGCAGCGGCAAGAGCACGTTTGCCGAGCGTCTTGCCGCCGCTCCGGGCTGGCCCGTGACCTATCTCGCCACCGCCCAGGCCCTGGACGACGAGATGCAGGCGCGCGTCGCGCGTCACCGCTCAGACCGTCCGGCGGGGTGGCCTACGGTGGAAGAGCCCCTGGAGGCCGCTCAGGCCCTGCGCAGCGCCTCCACGCCCACCGTTTTGCTGGACTGCCTGAGCCTGTGGGTCAGCAACATGCTGCTCGCGGACTGGTCCGACGCGGCGATGCTGGCAGCAGCCGACGCCCTGCTGGCCGACGCCCACGCCCGCCCCGGTCTGACCGTGCTGGTGTCCAACGAGGTGGGGCTGGGCATCGTGCCTGACAACGCGCTGGCCCGCCGCTACCGCGACGTGCTGGGCTGGGTCAACCAGCGCGGCGCGGCGGCCAGCGACGAGGCGTACCTGCTGGTCAGCGGCCTTGCGCTGAAACTCAAACCCCTGTGA
- a CDS encoding cobyric acid synthase codes for MGRAIMIQGCTSSAGKSYLTAALCRILANEGVRVAPFKAQNMSNNAGVTPAGLEMGRAQLVQAQAARVVPDVRMNPVLLKPEADTRSQVVLLGRADPDLTALGWRERKGQLWPHVRQALHSLLDDHDVVVIEGAGSPAEVNLRGSDIVNMSVAREAGAAVLLVADIDRGGAFAHLLGTWHCLTPEERALIKGFVLNRFRGDARLLSPAPEWLQRQTGVPTVGVVPLLDIPLPEEDRFWTDRQAVDQGEGFVAVARLPRVSNLDEFAPLGPLARWVATPAEMTGARAVILPGSKSVAADLAWLRTTGLAAAVTRAAHAGVPVLGICGGLQMLGRTLSDPHGVEGGGEVPGLGLLDLTTTFAADKTTRLSTLTDAETGLTLSGYEIHHGCTRAGPGVQELAPALLWRAGNVRGTYLHGLLEHPAYLERFLGWAGLTPPAALDSLDARLDAIAARVRTSLDWAFVRGLL; via the coding sequence ATGGGTAGGGCCATCATGATTCAGGGCTGCACCAGCAGCGCGGGCAAGAGTTACCTGACGGCGGCGCTGTGCCGCATCCTGGCGAACGAGGGCGTGCGCGTGGCCCCCTTCAAGGCGCAGAACATGAGCAACAACGCCGGGGTGACGCCCGCCGGTCTGGAAATGGGCCGCGCCCAGCTGGTGCAGGCACAGGCCGCGCGGGTGGTGCCCGACGTGCGGATGAACCCGGTGCTGCTGAAGCCCGAGGCCGACACCCGCTCGCAGGTGGTGTTGCTGGGCCGCGCCGATCCTGACCTGACAGCGCTGGGCTGGCGTGAGCGCAAGGGGCAGCTGTGGCCACACGTCCGGCAGGCGTTGCACAGCCTGCTGGATGACCACGACGTGGTGGTGATCGAGGGCGCGGGCAGTCCAGCCGAGGTCAACCTGCGCGGCAGCGACATCGTGAACATGAGCGTGGCGCGTGAGGCGGGGGCCGCCGTGCTGCTGGTCGCCGACATCGACCGCGGCGGGGCCTTTGCGCACCTGCTGGGCACCTGGCATTGCCTGACGCCGGAGGAACGCGCGCTGATCAAGGGCTTTGTTCTCAACCGCTTCCGGGGCGACGCGCGGCTGCTGTCGCCCGCCCCCGAATGGCTGCAGCGGCAGACCGGCGTGCCGACCGTGGGCGTGGTGCCGTTGCTGGACATTCCGCTGCCGGAGGAGGATAGATTCTGGACAGACAGACAGGCTGTGGATCAGGGGGAGGGGTTCGTGGCCGTCGCCCGCCTGCCGCGTGTCTCGAACCTGGACGAATTCGCGCCGCTGGGGCCGCTGGCCCGCTGGGTCGCCACGCCCGCCGAGATGACAGGCGCGCGGGCGGTGATTCTTCCCGGCAGCAAGAGCGTGGCCGCCGATCTGGCGTGGCTGCGGACCACCGGGCTGGCGGCGGCGGTCACGCGGGCGGCCCACGCGGGTGTGCCGGTGCTGGGCATCTGCGGCGGGTTGCAGATGCTGGGCCGGACGCTCAGCGACCCGCACGGTGTGGAGGGCGGCGGGGAGGTGCCCGGCCTGGGACTGCTGGACCTGACCACCACCTTCGCCGCCGACAAGACCACCCGCCTGAGTACCCTCACTGATGCCGAGACGGGACTGACCCTCAGCGGCTACGAGATTCACCACGGATGCACGCGGGCCGGGCCGGGGGTGCAGGAACTTGCGCCGGCGTTGCTGTGGCGTGCGGGCAACGTGCGCGGCACGTACCTGCACGGCCTGCTGGAACACCCCGCCTATCTGGAGCGCTTCCTGGGCTGGGCCGGCCTGACGCCGCCCGCCGCGCTGGATAGTCTGGACGCCCGCCTGGACGCCATTGCCGCACGCGTCCGCACCAGCCTGGACTGGGCGTTCGTGCGGGGCCTGCTGTGA
- a CDS encoding aminotransferase class I/II-fold pyridoxal phosphate-dependent enzyme, with the protein MPELPPLLPRWPHGGPTAEPFVGLDFSVNANPYGPNPVLVRALREADHAQYPDPTYRVVRERLADWHRVSPQEVALGVGASDLLHRLVRAFLPAGGTLLSVHVPFGELARAAALQRAGVRVTTPQAVLGAVDCGVTLVYVGQPHNPTGHRFSPGELQALAAACQTSGALLIVDEAYAPFLLPGGPPPRHASVVRLLSPGKAHGLVGARPAYALAAPDVVGQLENLNPAWHIPAGTAAVLAALPQARDFLDRTLACVREDALALAAALRVLGPVEHHGTPYLTLDVGDAATVAAALLTRGIRVRDCADYGLPRRLRVCARRPQDNARLTGELCAALEGETHG; encoded by the coding sequence ATGCCTGAGCTGCCGCCCCTGCTGCCCCGCTGGCCCCACGGCGGACCCACGGCTGAACCGTTTGTGGGCCTGGATTTCAGCGTCAATGCCAATCCCTACGGGCCCAATCCGGTGCTGGTGCGCGCCCTGCGGGAGGCCGACCACGCGCAGTATCCAGACCCGACGTACCGCGTGGTCCGGGAGCGGCTGGCCGACTGGCACCGGGTTTCTCCCCAGGAGGTGGCGCTGGGGGTGGGCGCGTCGGACCTGCTGCACCGTCTCGTTCGCGCCTTCCTGCCCGCAGGCGGAACCCTGCTGAGCGTGCATGTTCCTTTCGGAGAACTGGCACGTGCCGCCGCGCTGCAGCGGGCCGGGGTGCGCGTGACCACGCCCCAGGCGGTCCTCGGCGCCGTGGACTGCGGCGTGACGCTGGTCTACGTCGGCCAGCCGCACAATCCCACGGGCCACCGGTTCTCACCTGGGGAACTGCAGGCGCTCGCCGCCGCCTGTCAGACGTCCGGAGCGCTGCTGATCGTGGATGAGGCGTACGCGCCTTTCCTTCTTCCCGGAGGCCCGCCGCCGCGACACGCCTCGGTGGTCCGGCTGCTGTCGCCGGGCAAGGCCCACGGCCTGGTGGGCGCGCGCCCCGCCTACGCGCTGGCCGCGCCGGACGTCGTGGGCCAGTTGGAGAACCTGAACCCCGCGTGGCACATTCCGGCCGGCACCGCGGCGGTGCTGGCCGCGCTTCCGCAGGCCAGGGATTTTCTGGACAGGACGCTGGCCTGCGTGCGGGAGGACGCCCTGGCGCTGGCGGCGGCCCTGCGTGTGCTTGGTCCGGTGGAGCACCACGGCACGCCTTACCTGACGCTGGATGTGGGGGACGCGGCGACGGTGGCGGCGGCGCTGCTGACGCGCGGCATCCGGGTGCGCGACTGTGCGGATTACGGGCTGCCCCGGCGGCTGCGCGTCTGTGCCCGGCGCCCACAAGACAACGCCCGGTTGACCGGGGAGCTGTGCGCCGCGCTGGAGGGAGAAACACATGGGTAG
- a CDS encoding CobD/CbiB family cobalamin biosynthesis protein produces the protein MSGSRRAMGLALALDLLGEPPAPLHPVVWMGHFLQAARRRWQAQTPSGQRREGAAWWALGAAGAAGAGALAQQLPGGWVTQGALLKPLLARRALFAAVREVQAALAADNLPEARRLLAWHLVSRDTSGLTAAEVAGAAIESLAENLSDSVVAPLLCFRVGGLPLAAAYRYANTGDAMWGYRTPQLVDAGKAAARADDALNLAPARLTALCALLASGGRGVGVWAQDRRVTSSPNAGHPMGAFAGALGVRLDKRGVYVLNAGGRVPQASDLPLALRLAGRTCVLAVLALLLPWTRHA, from the coding sequence GTGAGCGGTTCACGGCGGGCCATGGGGCTGGCCCTCGCCCTGGACCTGCTGGGTGAACCGCCCGCGCCGCTGCATCCGGTGGTGTGGATGGGACACTTTCTTCAGGCGGCCCGCAGGCGCTGGCAGGCACAGACGCCTTCTGGCCAGCGGCGCGAGGGGGCGGCGTGGTGGGCCCTGGGCGCGGCGGGTGCGGCAGGTGCGGGCGCTCTGGCCCAGCAGTTGCCGGGCGGCTGGGTCACGCAGGGCGCCCTGCTCAAGCCGCTGCTGGCGCGGCGCGCGCTGTTCGCGGCGGTCAGGGAGGTGCAGGCGGCCCTGGCGGCAGACAACCTGCCGGAGGCCCGGCGCCTGCTGGCCTGGCATCTGGTCAGCCGCGATACCTCCGGATTGACGGCGGCGGAGGTGGCGGGCGCGGCCATCGAAAGTCTGGCCGAAAACCTGTCGGACAGCGTGGTGGCGCCTCTGCTGTGCTTCCGGGTGGGTGGGTTGCCGCTGGCCGCCGCGTACCGTTACGCCAACACCGGCGACGCCATGTGGGGCTACCGCACCCCGCAGCTGGTCGATGCCGGGAAGGCAGCCGCCCGCGCTGACGACGCGCTGAACCTGGCCCCGGCCCGGCTGACGGCGCTGTGTGCGCTGCTGGCCTCTGGCGGACGCGGCGTGGGCGTCTGGGCGCAGGACCGCCGGGTCACCTCCAGCCCCAACGCGGGCCACCCCATGGGCGCCTTTGCCGGGGCGCTGGGCGTGCGCCTGGACAAGCGTGGGGTGTACGTCCTGAACGCCGGCGGCCGTGTGCCACAGGCCTCGGATCTGCCTCTGGCCCTGCGGCTGGCTGGCCGCACCTGCGTGCTGGCGGTGCTGGCCCTGCTCCTGCCGTGGACCCGGCATGCCTGA
- a CDS encoding cob(I)yrinic acid a,c-diamide adenosyltransferase, which translates to MSGLDGATAARREAAMRELRSARDNYRKAEGISRGRRGLLIVNTGNGKGKTTAALGLMMRAHGRGLRTRMFQFLKHEGARFGEHRTLDTLGLPHEGLGDGFTWRSRDLDNSADMAAHGWLLARAAIEANEDDLIVLDEFTYPLKYGWVAWPEVEAVLRARDPQMHVVVTGRDALPELITLADTVSEIQPVKHAYAAGIGAQTGIEY; encoded by the coding sequence GTGAGCGGTCTGGACGGCGCCACCGCTGCCCGACGCGAGGCGGCCATGCGCGAGTTGCGCTCAGCCCGCGACAACTACAGAAAGGCCGAGGGCATCAGCCGGGGGAGGCGCGGTCTGCTGATCGTCAACACCGGAAACGGCAAGGGCAAAACCACCGCTGCGCTGGGCCTGATGATGCGGGCGCACGGCCGCGGGTTGCGGACACGCATGTTCCAGTTCCTCAAGCACGAGGGCGCCCGGTTCGGTGAGCACCGGACGCTGGACACCCTGGGCCTGCCGCACGAGGGGCTGGGCGACGGCTTTACCTGGCGCTCGCGCGACCTGGACAATTCGGCGGACATGGCCGCGCATGGCTGGTTGCTGGCCCGGGCGGCCATCGAGGCGAACGAGGACGATCTGATTGTCCTGGACGAGTTCACCTATCCCCTTAAGTACGGCTGGGTGGCCTGGCCGGAGGTGGAGGCGGTGCTGCGGGCCCGCGATCCCCAGATGCACGTGGTGGTCACCGGCCGCGACGCCCTGCCCGAGCTGATCACGCTGGCCGACACCGTGAGCGAGATTCAGCCGGTCAAGCACGCCTACGCGGCGGGCATCGGGGCGCAGACGGGGATCGAATATTGA